From the Nitrobacter hamburgensis X14 genome, one window contains:
- a CDS encoding transposase, producing the protein MESDGKKNVHLGVSTIGSVSRLEGLEGPSGRRMRSEAEKARIVAESLMPGAQVSEVARQHGATRWQVYDWRRRLRQRGELASREAPGATFASLMVEEPLEVERLRETPARSSSAGRNGW; encoded by the coding sequence ATGGAATCTGACGGCAAAAAAAACGTCCATTTGGGCGTCTCGACGATTGGAAGCGTCAGCCGACTTGAAGGGCTTGAAGGACCGTCGGGGCGTCGGATGCGCTCGGAGGCTGAGAAAGCGCGGATCGTCGCCGAGAGTCTGATGCCCGGCGCTCAGGTGTCGGAGGTGGCGCGCCAGCACGGCGCGACACGCTGGCAGGTTTACGATTGGCGTCGGCGCCTTCGCCAGCGAGGCGAATTGGCTTCGCGAGAAGCTCCGGGGGCGACGTTTGCGTCGCTGATGGTGGAAGAGCCGCTGGAAGTTGAGCGCTTACGCGAAACCCCGGCTCGATCGTCCAGCGCCGGGCGTAATGGTTGGTGA
- a CDS encoding IS5 family transposase (programmed frameshift): MWKPEHRLTADRRSQRYPSDLSDAEWVLVAAMIPPARRGGRRRSVDVREVLNAIFYVLSTGCQWKAMPKDLPPKSTAHFYFMLWDWDGTLDRIHDTLYVATREAAGREASPTVAIIDAQSSKAAQKGGSALDPQGFDAGKERQRRRCAEITGRKRHILVDTLGLLLGVSVHAADIQDRDGAHDLLRRARRRFPFVDRIFADGSYQGPKMAKTVAATGRWKIEIVKRSDLHRFVVLPKRWIVERTFAWISRNRRLMRDFERYTRTVAAFVRLAMIRVMLRRLTRSTQCS, encoded by the exons ATGTGGAAGCCTGAACACCGTCTGACGGCTGACCGGCGCAGCCAGCGCTATCCCAGTGATTTGAGTGATGCGGAGTGGGTGCTTGTTGCTGCAATGATCCCGCCGGCGCGACGAGGCGGACGCCGCCGTTCGGTCGACGTCCGCGAGGTGTTGAACGCGATCTTCTATGTGCTGTCGACCGGCTGCCAATGGAAGGCGATGCCGAAAGACCTGCCGCCCAAGAGCACGGCGCATTTCTACTTCATGTTATGGGATTGGGACGGCACGTTGGATCGTATTCACGATACACTCTATGTAGCGACACGCGAAGCAGCCGGACGCGAGGCGAGTCCCACCGTTGCAATCATCGACGCCCAAAGCAGCAAGGCAGCGCAAAAAG GGGGCTCTGCACTCGACCCGCAGGGCTTTGATGCGGGCAAGGAGCGACAACGAAGACGTTGCGCTGAGATCACGGGCCGCAAGCGTCACATCCTCGTCGACACACTCGGCCTCTTGCTCGGCGTGAGCGTCCATGCCGCCGATATTCAGGACCGCGACGGCGCGCATGACCTGCTACGCCGAGCGCGGCGGCGCTTTCCCTTCGTCGATCGGATTTTCGCCGATGGCAGCTATCAGGGACCAAAAATGGCGAAGACTGTCGCCGCGACGGGACGCTGGAAGATCGAGATCGTCAAGCGTTCCGATCTCCATCGCTTCGTCGTGCTGCCCAAGCGCTGGATCGTCGAACGGACTTTCGCCTGGATCAGCCGCAATCGTCGCCTGATGCGCGATTTTGAGCGCTACACCAGGACCGTCGCAGCCTTCGTCCGCCTCGCCATGATCCGCGTCATGCTCAGGCGCCTCACACGCTCAACCCAATGCTCTTGA
- a CDS encoding IS630 transposase-related protein: MAKVYSADLRERVIKAVLGGLSARSVARVFSISESSAIKWMQQVRRDGRMALSAVRGHRRAVLEPHAAFLLD, from the coding sequence ATGGCGAAGGTTTACTCAGCGGATTTGCGCGAGCGTGTGATTAAGGCAGTCCTTGGCGGCTTGTCAGCTCGTTCGGTAGCGCGGGTATTCTCGATCAGCGAGAGCAGCGCCATCAAATGGATGCAGCAGGTCCGGCGTGATGGCCGGATGGCGTTGAGTGCGGTCCGCGGCCATCGCCGCGCGGTGCTGGAGCCGCACGCTGCGTTTCTGTTGGACTGA
- a CDS encoding D-alanyl-D-alanine carboxypeptidase family protein, whose amino-acid sequence MPTPVLLSVVFAIGIVGLLATRSEGLQTTGAVPLTKDVAHAPIVLHMPEPVVETAPAHASDAPPIEPAPVQVASVNPSDVEPVDTAKATTSIEIVDECLIMDVCIDRYLWALYQRTPKEDAIKTLEWRDVAVKQKGKMVNVSRAVTKLVDQDFGWKDPKAAEHAGMPMIDYVIGGMDRSFKLKLFHMLHAAQAAGLSPGITSGFRDDYRQSIASGLKAANNRSYHGGSLRGGYGHGLAADVVSVEGGTRDRRFASSVKLWQWIDTHGKEFGIGRPYLGRDPAHVAPVDGQEYAKHNHGAQQAAADMKKIDVKKVKGAAAREPSEPIQEELESDESVVIRCPGAIRDRSTRCGSLNTV is encoded by the coding sequence ATGCCAACGCCCGTGTTGCTGTCCGTCGTTTTCGCGATCGGAATTGTCGGCCTACTCGCGACGAGGTCGGAAGGACTCCAGACCACGGGCGCGGTGCCACTCACCAAAGATGTCGCCCACGCACCGATCGTTCTGCATATGCCGGAGCCGGTAGTTGAAACGGCCCCGGCCCATGCGTCGGATGCGCCGCCAATCGAACCAGCGCCGGTGCAAGTCGCAAGCGTGAATCCGTCGGATGTCGAACCTGTCGACACCGCCAAAGCCACGACCTCCATCGAGATTGTCGACGAGTGCCTGATCATGGACGTCTGCATCGATCGGTATCTGTGGGCGCTTTATCAACGCACGCCCAAGGAAGACGCCATCAAGACGCTTGAATGGAGGGACGTCGCCGTCAAGCAAAAGGGCAAGATGGTGAATGTGTCCAGAGCCGTCACCAAGCTTGTCGATCAAGATTTCGGGTGGAAGGATCCGAAGGCAGCGGAACATGCCGGCATGCCGATGATTGACTATGTGATCGGCGGCATGGACCGGAGCTTCAAGCTGAAATTGTTTCATATGCTTCATGCGGCGCAGGCGGCGGGCCTTTCGCCCGGCATTACCAGCGGATTCCGTGACGACTACCGCCAGTCGATTGCAAGCGGCCTCAAGGCGGCGAATAACCGATCGTATCATGGCGGCAGCTTGCGCGGTGGCTATGGGCATGGGCTCGCGGCCGATGTTGTGAGTGTCGAGGGCGGCACGCGTGACCGGCGATTTGCTTCCTCGGTAAAGCTCTGGCAGTGGATTGATACGCATGGGAAGGAGTTCGGAATCGGACGCCCGTATCTCGGCAGGGACCCGGCGCATGTCGCACCGGTCGACGGCCAGGAATACGCGAAGCACAACCACGGCGCCCAACAGGCGGCGGCGGACATGAAGAAGATCGACGTGAAGAAGGTGAAGGGCGCTGCCGCTCGCGAGCCCTCAGAGCCGATCCAGGAAGAACTTGAGTCAGATGAGTCGGTTGTGATTCGATGTCCTGGAGCGATCCGTGACAGGAGCACACGATGTGGAAGCCTGAACACCGTCTGA
- a CDS encoding L,D-transpeptidase, with translation MVNRLTSAKSTLALRRWGNRVVVMLAGMAALIAPISDATAKQARRAQPAETTAPREAGEPIMAIVSLKSQQVTFYDAEGWILRAPVSTGIKERETPAGVFAIIEKDKDHHSTMYDDAWMPNMQRITWNGLALHGGPLPGYAASHGCVRMPYGFAEKLFDKTRIGMRVIISPNDAAPVDFSHPTLSLFAPNAEIITAASAKAEALAREAMDAATTADEARKTATIAARESAPLAASLRKLERFKARADAELVSADKALAAAKTDQARAKAEDRQQKAAAKAAELGTQFDTAKADATSKLDAASAAKEAAKTAQTKNADTAKAALDAKLALEPVSIYISRATRTLYVRRNTHKPAPDGGGEVFDATIEVSVTIRDPGKPLGTHVFTAVARNDAGLRWTAVTIENGDGAKNALDRITIPKEVLDRIAPTALPQSSIVVSDEPLSEETNYRTEFVAVLSDQPQGGFITREPSEVLMADDNGWGDGNQQEDDSFGFFFPRNPTPQPSNARRGGRQFFPPLQRGWW, from the coding sequence ATGGTGAACCGATTGACATCGGCGAAATCTACCCTGGCGCTGCGCCGTTGGGGAAATAGAGTCGTCGTGATGCTCGCGGGGATGGCCGCGCTGATCGCACCGATCTCCGACGCCACAGCGAAGCAGGCGCGCCGCGCGCAACCCGCCGAGACGACGGCGCCACGCGAGGCAGGCGAGCCGATCATGGCAATCGTGTCGCTCAAGAGTCAGCAGGTCACGTTCTATGATGCCGAGGGCTGGATCCTGCGCGCGCCGGTATCGACCGGCATCAAGGAGCGCGAGACGCCAGCCGGCGTCTTCGCCATCATCGAGAAGGACAAGGACCACCACTCCACCATGTATGACGACGCCTGGATGCCGAACATGCAACGCATCACCTGGAACGGCCTTGCATTGCATGGCGGGCCGTTGCCCGGCTATGCGGCCTCACACGGCTGCGTGCGAATGCCTTACGGCTTTGCGGAAAAGCTGTTCGACAAGACGCGGATCGGGATGCGCGTGATCATCTCGCCGAACGATGCGGCTCCGGTCGACTTTTCTCACCCGACACTATCGCTCTTCGCGCCGAACGCGGAAATCATTACAGCTGCTTCGGCAAAGGCCGAGGCGCTCGCACGCGAGGCCATGGACGCCGCCACGACGGCCGACGAGGCCAGGAAGACTGCTACGATAGCAGCTCGCGAGTCGGCGCCGTTAGCCGCGTCTCTGCGCAAGCTGGAACGGTTCAAGGCCCGGGCCGACGCCGAGCTCGTATCCGCCGACAAGGCGCTGGCCGCGGCCAAGACCGACCAGGCCAGGGCGAAGGCCGAGGACCGTCAGCAAAAGGCCGCCGCCAAGGCAGCGGAGCTGGGGACCCAGTTCGACACCGCCAAGGCGGACGCGACATCAAAGCTCGACGCAGCCAGCGCCGCAAAAGAAGCGGCCAAGACGGCTCAGACAAAAAACGCCGACACCGCCAAGGCGGCGCTCGACGCAAAGCTCGCGCTCGAGCCGGTCTCGATCTACATCAGTCGCGCGACGCGAACGCTTTACGTTCGGCGCAACACGCATAAGCCGGCGCCGGACGGGGGCGGCGAGGTGTTCGATGCGACCATCGAGGTCTCGGTCACGATCCGCGATCCCGGCAAACCACTCGGCACGCATGTGTTCACGGCGGTGGCGCGCAACGACGCGGGCCTGCGCTGGACCGCCGTCACGATCGAGAATGGGGATGGCGCCAAAAACGCGCTCGACCGCATCACCATCCCAAAGGAAGTCCTCGATCGCATCGCGCCGACCGCATTGCCGCAATCCTCGATCGTCGTCTCCGACGAGCCGCTGAGCGAGGAGACCAACTATCGTACCGAGTTTGTTGCGGTGCTGAGCGACCAGCCCCAGGGCGGCTTCATCACGCGCGAGCCGAGCGAGGTTCTCATGGCGGACGACAACGGCTGGGGCGACGGCAACCAACAGGAAGACGACAGCTTCGGCTTCTTTTTCCCGCGCAACCCGACCCCCCAACCGAGCAATGCGCGCCGGGGCGGCCGCCAGTTCTTTCCTCCGCTGCAACGAGGCTGGTGGTAA
- a CDS encoding metal-dependent hydrolase family protein: MCGKLFDGLSDMILGPTEILLEDDKIIEVSGSVGRPGGAKVVDLNDRTVSPGFIDTHVHLCVDGLNLARQTLQCSPAKALAGLHHAQQYMRYGFTTLRDMGTLDPEWPTINLRDAIDSGMARGPRLIVAPHMISATAGHGDMQGMFPCRCHMGLSRVADSPAKIRELVRMEHAFSANWIKTMNTGGYMSAGDDPARVTWFEDEMLALGQTAQQLGLPLAVHTGAAEGCKQALRAGARSIEHCYLIDDEGIVMAEKAGAFLVPTMQMTREDKALLKAGKLPEHAVWKFRRDVAAIEEAQKRIARSKAKVAYGTDCGMFPFSEGVLEFQAMVAAGLCHVRALKAGTSVAAELLQRDDLGAIAPGKQADIVAMPGDPFEDIAATARVDFVMKGGRIYRHGSLDILQ; encoded by the coding sequence GTGTGCGGAAAGCTGTTTGACGGCCTAAGCGACATGATACTTGGGCCGACGGAAATCCTGCTGGAAGACGACAAAATCATCGAAGTATCGGGCTCTGTCGGTCGCCCGGGCGGCGCGAAAGTCGTCGACCTAAATGATCGGACGGTGTCTCCCGGTTTCATCGACACTCACGTTCATCTCTGCGTCGACGGCTTGAACCTGGCGCGGCAAACGTTGCAGTGCTCGCCTGCCAAAGCGCTCGCAGGCCTCCACCATGCCCAGCAATACATGCGCTACGGCTTCACGACGCTTCGCGACATGGGCACGTTGGATCCGGAATGGCCGACCATCAACCTGCGCGACGCCATCGACAGCGGAATGGCGCGGGGGCCGCGCCTGATCGTTGCTCCTCACATGATCAGTGCAACGGCGGGTCACGGCGACATGCAAGGCATGTTCCCGTGCCGGTGCCATATGGGACTCTCCAGGGTTGCCGACTCGCCGGCGAAAATTCGCGAGCTGGTCCGCATGGAGCACGCCTTCAGCGCCAACTGGATCAAGACCATGAACACCGGCGGATATATGAGCGCCGGCGACGACCCGGCGCGAGTGACCTGGTTTGAAGATGAAATGCTGGCTCTCGGACAAACCGCGCAGCAGCTCGGGCTACCTTTGGCGGTCCATACCGGAGCCGCAGAGGGATGCAAGCAGGCACTACGAGCCGGCGCACGCAGTATCGAGCACTGTTACCTCATTGACGACGAGGGCATCGTGATGGCGGAAAAGGCGGGAGCATTTCTCGTCCCCACCATGCAAATGACTCGTGAGGACAAGGCGCTTCTGAAAGCAGGTAAGCTTCCTGAGCACGCGGTCTGGAAATTCCGCCGCGACGTGGCCGCGATTGAGGAGGCCCAGAAGCGCATCGCTCGGAGTAAGGCAAAAGTGGCCTACGGAACGGATTGCGGCATGTTCCCGTTTAGCGAAGGCGTTCTCGAGTTTCAGGCCATGGTGGCAGCGGGCCTCTGCCATGTGCGCGCGCTGAAGGCGGGCACGAGCGTCGCGGCAGAGCTTTTGCAGCGCGACGACCTCGGTGCGATCGCGCCGGGCAAGCAGGCCGATATCGTCGCCATGCCAGGAGATCCGTTCGAAGATATCGCCGCTACGGCGCGGGTGGACTTCGTCATGAAAGGGGGGCGGATCTACCGGCATGGTTCGTTAGATATCCTTCAGTGA
- a CDS encoding trimeric intracellular cation channel family protein has protein sequence MITIETFVHILDLGGTFVFAISGAVAAVNRRLDIFGILVLSFVAGNFGGIGRDVLIGAVPPAALTDGFYLLVSMLAGLITFFLYAGVDRLRSPVLLFDAAGLAFFAVAGAQKAIAFGLSPVMSALLGMLTGIGGGMTRDVLLADIPQVLHSDLYAVAALVGASIVVIGDMLGLAYGISALTGGALCFGLRFMAIRHGWRLPIAHLSAHGRAGSDPSSHDKPY, from the coding sequence ATGATCACTATCGAAACTTTCGTGCATATTCTGGACTTGGGCGGTACCTTTGTTTTCGCGATCAGCGGGGCCGTTGCTGCAGTCAATCGCCGGCTCGACATTTTCGGCATCCTCGTATTGTCCTTCGTGGCCGGAAATTTTGGCGGGATCGGTCGCGATGTGCTGATCGGCGCGGTGCCGCCGGCCGCCCTGACGGACGGCTTCTATTTGCTAGTTTCGATGCTGGCGGGGCTCATCACCTTCTTCTTGTACGCCGGCGTCGACAGGCTCCGCAGCCCGGTGCTTCTGTTCGACGCGGCGGGACTAGCGTTCTTTGCCGTTGCCGGTGCGCAAAAGGCGATCGCATTCGGATTGAGCCCGGTTATGTCAGCTCTTCTTGGCATGTTGACCGGCATTGGAGGTGGTATGACGCGCGACGTGCTCCTCGCGGATATCCCGCAGGTGCTGCATTCCGATCTCTACGCTGTTGCAGCATTGGTCGGCGCGTCCATCGTCGTCATCGGCGATATGCTCGGTCTGGCCTATGGCATCTCGGCGCTGACCGGCGGGGCTTTGTGCTTCGGTCTTCGCTTCATGGCGATCAGGCACGGTTGGCGCCTGCCCATCGCGCACTTGTCCGCGCACGGACGCGCGGGCAGCGACCCTTCCAGCCATGACAAGCCATACTGA
- a CDS encoding beta-propeller fold lactonase family protein, producing MRKSAAPGIQTGKQPSGMAINRAGNLALVVNRADNSVSVLSISGKTVAVVGTVALAPADAPSQQPSAVAITPDGKCALVAKATANKVALLDIDGTTVTYKGYDMLTGVFPYNVQITADGRLGLVNHDGNAGVADGQVSTVAVIDMTLDPPREVDQVVVGDGPEGLAVSPTGAYAVTLLTNGSGGSVPNKAFFRHDHAVAVLLKTDGKKVRKLGETEVGALAEGIAFSPDGQFLYIANLGEQELATYRLAANKLVPVGLPLKLPGHPASMRGSTP from the coding sequence ATGCGTAAATCGGCAGCCCCGGGCATCCAAACCGGCAAGCAACCTTCAGGCATGGCGATCAATCGCGCGGGAAATTTGGCCCTGGTTGTCAATCGTGCGGACAACAGCGTGAGCGTCTTGTCGATTTCCGGAAAGACCGTCGCCGTCGTCGGCACGGTGGCGCTCGCGCCTGCCGACGCGCCGAGCCAGCAACCATCCGCCGTGGCCATCACGCCCGACGGTAAGTGCGCGCTGGTGGCCAAGGCGACGGCGAACAAGGTCGCCCTCCTCGATATCGATGGTACTACGGTGACCTACAAAGGTTATGACATGCTAACTGGCGTGTTTCCGTACAACGTCCAGATCACCGCAGACGGCAGGCTCGGCCTGGTCAATCACGACGGCAATGCCGGGGTCGCCGACGGTCAGGTGAGCACGGTGGCGGTCATCGACATGACGCTCGATCCGCCGCGTGAAGTCGACCAAGTGGTGGTGGGGGACGGGCCGGAAGGTTTGGCGGTAAGCCCGACCGGCGCCTATGCCGTGACGCTCCTGACCAATGGCTCCGGCGGCTCCGTGCCAAACAAGGCCTTTTTCCGTCACGACCATGCGGTTGCGGTGCTTCTCAAGACCGACGGCAAGAAGGTGCGTAAGCTGGGCGAGACTGAGGTCGGCGCCTTGGCCGAAGGAATTGCCTTCAGTCCCGACGGACAGTTCCTGTATATTGCCAATTTGGGCGAACAGGAGCTGGCCACTTACCGGCTCGCCGCTAACAAACTGGTGCCAGTGGGTTTACCACTCAAGCTTCCCGGCCATCCCGCCTCTATGCGCGGCAGCACGCCCTGA
- a CDS encoding M20 family metallopeptidase, producing MAEHTSRNSASAVLTNLVRLLPDLEPLYKDIHAHPELSMHETRTAGIAADRLRKAGYEVTTGVGKTGVVGLLRNGEGPTVMLRADMDALPIAENTGLAYASRISAKDAEGNTVPVGHMCGHDMHIAWLVGAATLLSQARDAWKGTLMAVFQPGEETAQGAQAMIDDGLLKRFPTPDVVLGQHVMVGPAGTVAGSAGPITSAADSLQIRLFGRGAHGSMPQASIDPVVMAASVVLRLQTIVSREVAANDAAVVTVGVLQAGTKENVIPDDAIIKLNVRTFDAGVRKHVLAAIERIVNAEAEASGAPRKPEITPLDRYPLNVNDETASNRIAEAFRGYFSADRMKHTGPAPASEDFGCFGTAWQVPSVFWFVGGNDPKTYAEAKAAGKLNELPVNHSPQFAPVLHPTLETGVEALVVGALAWLGPS from the coding sequence ATGGCTGAGCATACCTCCCGCAACAGCGCATCCGCTGTCCTGACGAACCTGGTCAGGCTGCTGCCCGATCTTGAGCCGCTTTATAAGGACATTCACGCCCATCCCGAATTGTCGATGCACGAGACGCGAACGGCGGGCATCGCCGCCGACAGGCTCAGGAAAGCTGGTTACGAGGTGACGACCGGGGTGGGCAAGACGGGTGTGGTCGGACTGCTGCGCAACGGCGAAGGGCCCACGGTGATGCTGCGCGCCGACATGGATGCGCTGCCGATCGCCGAGAACACCGGCCTTGCCTATGCCAGTAGAATCTCGGCGAAGGATGCCGAAGGCAACACCGTGCCGGTGGGACATATGTGCGGCCATGATATGCATATCGCCTGGCTGGTCGGCGCGGCGACACTGCTGTCGCAGGCGCGCGACGCCTGGAAGGGCACGTTGATGGCCGTCTTCCAGCCCGGTGAGGAAACAGCGCAAGGCGCCCAAGCCATGATCGACGACGGCCTGCTTAAACGCTTCCCCACACCCGATGTCGTGCTTGGCCAGCATGTCATGGTAGGCCCCGCTGGCACCGTCGCCGGAAGCGCCGGACCGATCACCTCTGCGGCGGACAGTCTGCAAATCCGTCTGTTCGGGCGCGGTGCGCATGGCTCGATGCCGCAGGCCAGTATCGATCCCGTCGTCATGGCGGCGTCCGTCGTCCTGCGGCTGCAGACCATCGTGTCGCGCGAGGTCGCCGCAAACGACGCGGCGGTGGTCACGGTCGGCGTGCTGCAGGCCGGCACCAAGGAGAACGTCATTCCCGACGACGCCATCATCAAGCTTAACGTGCGGACGTTCGACGCCGGCGTGCGCAAGCATGTGCTTGCCGCGATCGAACGGATCGTCAATGCCGAGGCCGAAGCCTCTGGCGCCCCGCGCAAGCCGGAGATCACGCCGCTCGACCGCTACCCGCTCAACGTGAATGATGAGACCGCGAGCAATCGTATCGCCGAAGCATTTCGCGGCTATTTCTCCGCCGACCGGATGAAACACACAGGCCCCGCGCCAGCCAGCGAAGATTTCGGCTGCTTCGGCACCGCGTGGCAGGTGCCTTCGGTGTTCTGGTTCGTGGGCGGCAACGATCCCAAGACCTACGCCGAGGCAAAGGCGGCGGGCAAGCTGAATGAACTGCCGGTCAATCACAGCCCGCAATTCGCACCGGTTTTGCATCCGACGCTGGAAACAGGTGTCGAGGCGCTGGTCGTCGGCGCGCTGGCCTGGCTCGGCCCAAGCTGA